In Musa acuminata AAA Group cultivar baxijiao chromosome BXJ3-9, Cavendish_Baxijiao_AAA, whole genome shotgun sequence, a single genomic region encodes these proteins:
- the LOC135648460 gene encoding protein argonaute 16-like — protein sequence MVSLSGEIGIEGTSSSSQAMPESVLPTKAGTFDPPTRLPMARPAFGTEGRPVQLLTNHFNVKFTKQDTVFYHYSVNISHDKSDENHAHSKGFGRKVLDRLYQTYRSEFEGKQFAYDGEKSLFTVGPLPQNNFEFTVVLEDSSARATGGDPSGDSLGEGDQKRSRRSHFTRTFKVELSFAAKIPLKSIALALRGGESEDAQHALQILDIILRQQQAKRGCLLVKQSFFDGNHVNFIDLGGGVSGCRGFHSSFRTMMGGLSLNMDVSTTMIITPGPVLDFLLANQNIQDRRRIDWVKAKRMLKNLRIMTRHTKMEFRITGLSEMPCNQQLFPLRVRNSHGETQMVDITVYDYFMKTHKMQLTWSAHMPCLDVGKPKRPNYLPIELCNLVSLQQYTKALSSQQRVSLVEKSRQKPLERIRVVTDAVKNNHYDEDPILRSCGIYIDKQLTKLDGRVLSAPTLKVGNEEDCVPHNGRWNFNQKRLFYPIQIDRLWAIVNFSARCDLSYLSRELINCGRNKGIQIKRPFTFFEEDREWVRSDPVVRVEKMFEKIKANLPEHPQFLLCVLPERKNSDIYGPWKKKNLHEVGIVTQCISPTKINDQYLTNVLLKINSKLGGINSLLAVEHPCRIPLVNEIPTMILGMDVCHGSPGPSDFPSIAAVVGSRHWPLISRYRASVRTQSPKLETIDSLYKPGADGQDHGMIRELLLDFYRSSNAKKPTQMIIFRDGVGESQFNEVLNVELNQIIKAFEHLGECTIPKFTVIVAQKNHHTKLFLAGAPENVPPGTVVDTMVVHPRHYDFYMCAHAGMIGTSRPIHYNVLLDEIGFSTDDLQKLVLALSYVYQRSTTAVSMVAPVCYAHLAAQQMSQFLKFEDFSGAAGRQGVPELPRLHDNVKSSMFFC from the exons ATGGTTTCGCTTAGCGGTGAAATTGGGATAGAAGGCACGTCCTCTTCTTCTCAGGCAATGCCAGAAAGTGTTTTACCCACAAAAGCTGGGACATTTGATCCTCCAACACGCCTTCCAATGGCCAGACCAGCTTTTGGCACTGAAGGACGGCCCGTCCAGCTGCTTACAAACCATTTCAATGTCAAATTTACCAAGCAGGATACAGTTTTCTATCACTATAGT GTCAATATATCTCATGATAAGAGTGATGAGAATCATGCACATAGCAAAGGGTTTGGCAGAAAGGTCCTGGACAGGCTATACCAGACCTACAGGTCAGAGTTTGAGGGGAAGCAATTTGCTTATGATGGTGAGAAGAGCTTGTTTACTGTTGGGCCTCTGCCACAGAACAACTTCGAATTCACAGTTGTCTTGGAAGATTCATCAGCCAG AGCTACTGGTGGAGATCCAAGCGGTGACAGCTTGGGTGAAGGAGATCAGAAACGGTCTAGACGATCACATTTTACAAGGACATTTAAAGTTGAATTGAGTTTTGCTGCAAAGATTCCTCTAAAATCTATTGCACTTGCACTGAGAGGCGGTGAGTCAGAGGATGCTCAACATGCTCTGCAAATACTTGACATCATTTTAAGACAACAACAAGCAAAAAG GGGTTGCCTTCTTGTCAAGCAATCGTTTTTTGATGGTAATCATGTAAACTTTATTGACTTGGGTGGTGGTGTATCTGGATGTCGAGGATTCCATTCTAGCTTTCGCACCATGATGGGTGGTTTATCATTAAACATGG ATGTTTCCACCACAATGATTATCACCCCTGGTCCTGTTTTGGACTTTTTGCTGGCCAACCAAAATATACAAGATCGTCGACGAATTGACTGGGTCAAG GCCAAGAGGATGCTGAAGAATTTGAGAATTATGACAAGACACACCAAAATGGAGTTCAGGATTACTGGCTTAAGCGAAATGCCATGCAACCAGCAGCT CTTTCCTTTGAGAGTAAGAAACAGCCATGGTGAAACTCAAATGGTGGACATCACAGTGTATGATTATTTTATGAAAACCCATAAAATGCAATTGACATGGTCAGCACATATGCCGTGTCTTGATGTGGGCAAACCAAAACGGCCAAATTACCTCCCAATAGAG CTGTGCAACCTTGTTTCACTGCAACAATATACTAAGGCATTGTCTTCTCAACAAAGGGTTTCACTGGTTGAAAAGTCTAGACAGAAGCCTTTGGAAAGAATCAGAGTAGTAACAGAT GCTGTAAAGAACAATCACTATGATGAAGATCCAATTCTTAGATCCTGTGGAATTTACATTGATAAGCAATTGACTAAGCTGGATGGCCGTGTTCTTAGTGCCCCAACG TTGAAGGTCGGTAACGAGGAAGACTGTGTTCCTCATAACGGTCGATGGAACTTCAACCAAAAG AGACTCTTTTATCCCATCCAAATTGATCGGCTTTGGGCTATTGTGAATTTTTCCGCTCGATGTGATTTGAGTTATTTGTCACGGGAGCTCATTAACTGTGGAAGGAACAAAGGAATT CAAATTAAGCGTCCATTTACCTTTTTTGAGGAGGACCGGGAGTGGGTGAGATCTGATCCTGTAGTAAGAGTTGAAAAGATGTTTGAGAAGATAAAGGCAAACCTTCCAGAGCATCCTCAATTTCTTCTATGTGTCTTGCCAGAGAGGAAAAATTCTGACATTTATG GGCCTTGGAAGAAGAAAAACCTTCATGAAGTGGGTATTGTTACTCAATGTATCTCTCCTACCAAGATCAATGACCAATATTTAACGAATGTCCTCCTCAAAATCAATTCTAAG CTTGGTGGCATCAATTCTCTACTTGCTGTTGAGCATCCATGTAGAATCCCCCTTGTTAACGAGATCCCTACAATGATTCTGGGAATGGACGTTTGTCATGGTTCTCCAGGTCCTTCAGACTTTCCATCCATTGCAGCG GTAGTTGGTTCCAGGCATTGGCCTCTGATATCAAGATATAGAGCATCTGTAAGAACACAATCTCCTAAATTGGAAACAATTGATTCTTTGTATAAGCCTGGAGCAGATGGACAAGATCATGGAATGATTAG GGAGCTGTTGTTAGACTTCTACCGAAGTAGTAATGCAAAGAAACCTACTCAAATGATCATTTTTAG GGATGGTGTTGGTGAAAGTCAATTTAATGAAGTTTTGAATGTGGAGCTAAACCAAATCATCAAG GCATTTGAGCATCTAGGTGAGTGTACGATTCCCAAGTTCACTGTTATCGTAGCACAAAAGAACCACCACACAAAGCTTTTTCTAGCTGGTGCCCCAGAAAACGTCCCACCTG GAACTGTTGTTGACACAATGGTGGTTCATCCAAGGCACTACGATTTCTACATGTGTGCTCATGCCGGAATGATT GGAACTTCAAGGCCGATCCATTACAATGTACTTCTTGATGAGATTGGGTTCTCTACTGATGACCTACAAAAGCTTGTTCTTGCACTTTCCTACGT GTACCAGAGGAGCACCACCGCGGTCTCGATGG TGGCTCCTGTTTGCTACGCGCATTTGGCAGCACAGCAGATGTCGCAGTTCCTCAAGTTCGAGGACTTCTCGGGTGCTGCAGGGAGGCAAGGCGTCCCCGAGCTTCCAAGGCTGCATGACAACGTGAAAAGCTCCATGTTCTTTTGCTGA
- the LOC103998697 gene encoding zinc finger CCCH domain-containing protein 63 isoform X3 translates to MLFPVPPMRCPTNLKNTQFSGELPQRDGQPDCQFFLKTGSCKYGITCKYHHPRDKHEIHMVQLNVLGLPIRKDEKPCAYYMKTGSCKYGVACKFNHPQPASRGSSFPVTGSSVYDYSGYMAPTSGPHVSGGISQWHLSRIPYMSNPTTQGLPAYVPLVLPPSQGTIPVPQGWISYMGSTNHISSTDMPAPGLTAKHQEQPGPGVPLSLPDRPDQPECQFYMKTGNCKYGSSCKYHHPKERNQPAMATIGPLGLPLRPGQPVCTFYAAYGSCNYGTACKFDHPLVGYYGYSLPPFTYPGQPALFPNQRSLQVIWTSAGNSSSKSSNLPDQLAISEKGGAQQNPQTHEHGNPTKNTLNNESHSESP, encoded by the exons TTTTTCCTGAAAACAGGAAGTTGCAAATATGGAATAACATGTAAATATCATCATCCACGCGACAAACATGAGATACATATGGTTCAGCTGAATGTTCTTGGTCTACCTATCCGAAAG GATGAAAAGCCATGTGCCTACTACATGAAAACAGGGTCATGTAAATACGGAGTCGCCTGCAAGTTCAATCATCCCCAGCCTGCCTCCCGTGGATCTTCATTCCCTGTCACAGGATCCTCAGTCTATGATTATTCAGGTTATATGGCACCTACATCAGGGCCACATGTAAGTGGTGGGATTTCTCAATGGCATTTATCAAGAATTCCTTATATGTCTAATCCAACTACGCAAGGTCTCCCAGCTTATGTACCTCTTGTTCTCCCACCCTCCCAAGGGACTATACCTGTGCCACAGGGTTGGATCTCATACATG GGCAGCACAAACCATATCTCTTCTACTGATATGCCTGCGCCAGGTCTGACAGCCAAGCATCAGGAACAACCAGGTCCAGGTGTGCCACTAAGTTTGCCCGACAGGCCTGACCAACCAGAATGCCAGTTTTACATGAAAACTGGGAACTGCAAGTATGGAAGCTCTTGCAAGTACCATCACCCAAAAGAGAGGAACCAACCAGCCATGGCCACCATAGGACCCCTAGGGCTTCCTCTAAGACCA GGTCAGCCTGTATGCACCTTCTATGCTGCATATGGAAGCTGCAATTATGGCACAGCTTGCAAATTCGATCATCCATTGGTGGGATACTACGGTTATAGTCTGCCTCCATTCACTTATCCGGGTCAGCCTGCACTCTTTCCCAACCAACGGAGTTTACAAGTTATATGGACATCAGCTGGGAATTCATCTTCCAAGTCATCAAATTTGCCTGATCAGCTGGCAATTTCTGAGAAAGGTGGTGCACAGCAGAATCCTCAAACTCATGAGCATGGAAACCCTACCAAGAATACATTGAATAATGAATCCCATTCAGAGTCTCCATGA
- the LOC135648974 gene encoding uncharacterized protein LOC135648974 — protein MPRGGGGGDSAFLLQSAKSLPLCEEPEDEDVELRGLRTFLRWMCLDQSDRCRAAVSWSVFLLLAVAVPALSHFALSYSPERRPYDLVAQVSLTSAAALSFFTLSELTRRYGLRRFLFLNKLPAESGRVRLAYAAQLRRSSRLLACFVAPCFAAEVAYKLSWYAVGAGRVPFVGNQTVSGCVACALELASWIYRTANFFLVCVLFRLICHLHILRLQDFAAVFQEESDVEVVLKEHLRVRRQLKVISHRFRSFILLGMILVTASQFAATLVTLRPHSDDNLFNTGELALCSVVLVTGLFVCLRSAAKITHKAQALTSHATKWHVCATIDSFTVEPETSHEVAFAVGEGAADSSYEEESSEEDDLEGTNVLRPHVRTITFQKRQALVTYLENNRAGITIFGFTLDRAWLHTIFMLEVVLFLWLLGKTIGIS, from the exons ATGCCGAGAGGTGGTGGCGGTGGAGATTCCGCGTTTTTACTCCAGTCGGCGAAGTCGTTGCCACTGTGCGAGGAACCCGAAGACGAAGACGTCGAACTCCGCGGTCTCCGGACGTTCCTCCGTTGGATGTGCCTGGACCAGTCGGACCGCTGCCGCGCCGCCGTCTCGTGGTCCGTGTTTCTCCTCCTCGCCGTTGCCGTGCCGGCCCTGTCCCACTTCGCGCTCTCCTACAGTCCCGAGCGCCGCCCGTACGACCTCGTCGCGCAGGTCTCCCTCACCTCCGCCGCCGCTCTCTCTTTCTTCACCCTCTCCGAACTCACCCGCCGCTACGGTCTCCGCCGCTtcctcttcctcaacaaactccccGCGGAATCCGGCCGTGTCCGCCTCGCCTACGCCGCTCAGCTCCGCCGCTCCTCCCGCCTCCTCGCCTGCTTCGTCGCCCCCTGCTTCGCTGCAGAGGTCGCCTACAAGCTCTCCTGGTACGCGGTCGGCGCGGGGCGGGTCCCTTTTGTCGGCAACCAAACGGTCAGCGGCTGCGTCGCCTGCGCCCTTGAGCTGGCCTCGTGGATCTACCGGACCGCCAACTTCTTCCTCGTCTGCGTGCTGTTCCGCCTGATATGCCACCTGCACATCCTCCGGCTGCAGGACTTCGCGGCGGTGTTCCAGGAGGAGTCGGACGTGGAGGTGGTGCTCAAGGAGCATCTCCGGGTGAGGCGGCAGCTCAAAGTCATCAGCCACCGGTTCCGGTCGTTCATCTTGCTCGGGATGATACTGGTCACTGCGAGCCAGTTCGCCGCGACGCTGGTCACCCTCCGACCGCATTCCGACGACAACCTCTTTAACACCGGAGAGCTCGCC CTGTGCTCTGTCGTGCTCGTCACCGGACTATTCGTCTGCCTGCGCAGCGCCGCCAAGATCACGCACAAAGCCCAAGCTCTTACGAGCCATGCGACGAAGTGGCATGTCTGCGCCACGATCGATTCCTTCACCGTAGAGCCCGAGACAAGCCATGAGGTCGCTTTTGCCGTGGGCGAGGGTGCAGCCGACTCCTCTTACGAGGAAGAAAGCAGCGAAGAAGACGATCTGGAGGGCACCAACGTCCTGCGTCCCCATGTCCGTACCATCACCTTCCAAAAGAGACAGGCACTGG TGACGTACTTGGAAAACAACAGGGCAGGCATCACCATCTTTGGCTTCACATTGGACCGCGCATGGCTGCACACCATCTTCATGCTGGAAGTGGTCCTGTTCTTGTGGCTCCTGGGGAAGACGATAGGGATCTCTTGA